The stretch of DNA GTGCGCACATTTTCATTTGCAAAAAATACATAGAGTCCTTGTCTCGGTCTAAAGAACATCTCAGAAAAAAAATCTCACCTTCACCTAAAAAAAGAAGTAAAAAAAAGAAAATTACCACAGCAGTCTACAAGCGAGTGCCACTTTGCATAACCTTCATTTAAAAAATATCAGAGGTCCTCACCGCCATCAAAAAAGAAAAGGTGCATTTTAAAAATAATCCACACCTTCATCTAAATTTTTTTGAAAAGAATTCTCACCATGGCCAAACCAGCTTGCGTCACGTGGCATAACTGGTTGGCCGCTCTTCACGCGTAGCTTAATAGGTTTAATAAGTTATACACAGAGACATCCAAGCACCTGCGGATTAATCAACAAAGATTTTGAAGTCAAGGTTAGTGTGTATTGAATGCCCGTAGTAGCAACAAAGTTGAGAGAGATAATCATAAATCACTGTTGCATTGATCAACAAAGACCTTGAAGTCAATTTTGGTGATTGCCGAGCAGCAAGCCAGCAACAGAGTTGGTAGAACTAATTTCAAGTGCACTGCCATCAACACATAAAAAATCCATAGACAACACTCAGGATCAATAGACTGCAGCCAACATTCGTTAGTTAATATTTAATAAAATATAACTGTACTATAAGAAGAAGATCATTATCCTATTTAGACACAAAACAATTGTAATCAAATACTTAGGTTTGAAACAAAGGCTACCTGGGAGCTGAGCCATTGCTGAGATTGGAGTCTCACATGCAAAGGAGATACATACAAAAGAACAGACAATGGTGAGACCTGCCATGAGAGAAAGCCATTGGCAAGGTGATCAGACCTAGAGTAGTGTACTGGAAGATCCTGCATAGACCAATCAGCTAGGTGTGCTATGGTGGTAGATGGAGGGGCTAGGGGTCAGCACCTTGATCAGGAGCATTGCCAACGCTTTGTATGAGAACCTAGCCATCGTGGTAAAACCTTCTCCCAGAGGAGATGCAGCGGAGCAGCACAAAACAGGATAGAGGAAGGAGGTGGCCTCCTGAGGAGTTGCGGCGAAGCAGCAGAAAACATGATAGAGGAAGGAGGTGACGTTTCCTGGAAGGAAACGGGAGAGCAGGGGCAACGTGGACTGCTAGAGGATTTATGTACGATTAGATTGAAAAGATCTAAAAAAAGATTGGATCTGTAGCTGCCGTATGATTTTAACTTTTGGGGATTAAACATGGAGGCTAATGTGGACTCACCAAATCAGGCTTCTATTTTTGCATCTTCTAACCGTGAAAGGTATATGGGCCTACTTTTTTAGCCGAACTGAGCAAATATTCATTCAGCGGAGCATTCTAAGGGTTAATCTAAACAATAATAATTCGGCCCCACATAGATGAATGGTTCTTAATTTCTAATTAATATGGTAATTTCTGAggagtctgtaattagtataggtatagatagatagatagatgtCAGGCGACTGAATTTTTCATTTTCGGCCAGTCAAATTTGTTGCAGTTGATTCAGCATGCTTTATGATACACGTGTAAGAGGTCCTCATAAATTTGACTTACGTTGTTATTTATCCAGTCGATTTCCTGTCTTTGTGCATGCTGCAGCCCCATGCATGTGTTGGGAATCGTAGCAtggaaaacaaaaacaaaatctacgcacacgcaataatctatccatggagatgcatagcaacaagggggagagtgtgtctacgtaccctcgtagaccgtaagcggaagcgtttcacaatgcggttgatgtagtcgaacttcttcgcgcttcaaacgatcaagtaccgaacgcacgacacctccgcgttccgcacacgttcagctcggtgacgtccctcgccttcttgatccagcatgATGTCAAGGTaatagatgagttccgtcagcacgacggcgtggtgacggtgatggtgaagtgatctccgcagggcttcgcctaagcactacgaaaatatgacggGGGGTGTAAACGGTGAAGGGGGTGCCGCACATGACTAAGCAATTGTCTGTTGTGTGCTAGGCGCCCCcctcctcatatatataggtgggagggagaggggagaggccaaggggcgccccaagtaggtccgaatcctacttgggctcctgCCCTTGGCCGTGTCCCCCTCCCATGTTTGtcagagggggaaggaaagagtgtggggggggggggggggggggaaggaaGCGGGAATCATAATCCACACTTACCTTTCCCTTCTCCCATTTCCTTCTCAACCTTAGGCCGGCCCATATGAGGGCGCATCAGCCCCTTGTGGCTTGTGcatttcccctcttggcccataaggcccatatcttttgccgggggtgTCCGGAACCCCTTCCTGTGACCCAataagtacccggtaccccccgaaacacttccggtgtctgaatatcatcgtcctatatatctATCTTCACCTCTCGATCATttggagactcctcgtcatgtctgtgatctcatatGGTACTCCggacaacattcggtcaccaaatcacataactcatataatattatatcgtcatcgaacgttaagcatgcgaaccctacgggatcgagaactatgtagacatgacctagaCACCTTttcggtaaataaccaatagcggaacctggatgcccatattggctcctacatattctacgaagatctttatcggtcgaaccgttatgacaacatacgtaattccctttgtccatcggtatgttagttgcccgagattcgatcgtcggtatcttcatacctagttcaatctcgttaccggcaagtctctttactcgttccataatacatcttcctgtaactaactcattagtcactttgcttgcaaggcttcttatgatatgtattaccaagagggcccagagatacctctccgatactcggagtgacaaatcctaatctcgatctatgccaactcaacgaacactttcggagatacctgtagagcatctttatgatcactcagttacgttgtgatgtttgatagcacacaaggtattcctcggCTGTTCGGAAGTTGCAtactcatagtcgaaggaatatgtatttgacatgaagaaagcaatagcaataaactgaacgatcattatacTAAGCTAATAGATGAGTCTTGtccattacatcattctcctaatgatatgatctcgttatcaaatgaaaacacatgtaccttaaccatctttgatcaacgagctagtctagtagaggcttactagggacacgatatttgtttatgtattcacacatgtatttgagtttttgatcaacacaattctagcatgaataataaaactttatcattaataaggaaatataaaataaaaactttattattgtctctagggcatatttccttcagcatgCATGTCCCCACTTCATGACTGTTCCACCCACATGGATCAATGAAATGCATGCGAATTTTAGTGTGCGTGCATGCCTTTTTTGCTTGTGCTTGCTTCTGTCTCTTTGCACGCGTTTGCTTTTGTTTTTTGttgaatttttttatttatgTGTATTTTTTAATGTTGAGTGTGTCTAAATTGCAAACAAGTACTACACGTATACATTATATTAGACTATGAAAATTTCACTACTATATGTTTCTTTTTATACATATTATAGAAGTGCAATTTTTGAACTAGTTGTAAGAAAATTTTATGCTTTAAGTTTTATTTCACTTTCTTTCTTATTTAAGGGTAATACCAATGACACTAATTTATTTTTCTGTGAGGTGCTACATGAGCTGTTATTCTCGACCAAGATTACTCCCATTAAACAAATAACGGGTGACTCATGGGGCGTGAAAAATAATCACACTACCTGATGGGTACAATAATGTATGTGATGACACTGAATAGAACCGCCATTGTTCCACATCTTTGCTGGTAATTACGCCTACGTGAGCATTTTGTTTTATTTAGGTAATTTATTAGGTAAACAGTTACGTAGCTTCACGAGCAAGCATTTTCGTGATTCAACAGACACAGATGACCTAGGTTTGGCAACACGGAGAGGCCGTATAGCTCGCTCATGTCCGCCGGAGAGGCCGTGCAGCTCGCTCATGTCCGCCAGCTCGGATCAGGACCCGGGTGCCCGCCGGCAAGTCGTAGCCCAGCAACCGCGTGTCCTCCACCGTCTCCCGCGGCAGGAGCAGCGGCATCGGCGGGTGGAGGCGCAGGGCCTCCTTCACCACCGCCTTCAGGTAGGGCAGGCGGGGGAGATGCTCCTCCGTCACGGCGGCGCCGGCGCCCTGGCCGACTGCCGCGCGGACCTCGTCCTGTAGCTTGCGCATCTCGTGCGGGTGGTTGACGAGCTCAGCCATGGCCCATTCCAGCAGCGTGAAGGTGGAGCCCGTGGCGGCGGCCAGCATGTCCAGGATGATGCCCTTGATGCTGCCCGTGTCCAGCTCTTCTGTAGAGTCCAGCATCACGTCCACGAAGTCTCCCTCCTCCCCGGTGGCCGCAGCCGCGCGGCGGCGCTGGCGGTGGTCGGTGATGACCCGCTCCAGCAATCCGTCCATGTCCTCAAAGACCCGCCTCGTCTTCTTCTCCAGCCCCGTGACGACGTCCACCCAACGCAGCCACGGCACCGTCTCTCCCATGGGCACCGTGCCCAGCAGCTCCTCAATCTCGGCGAACACCTTCCTCAgcctcgcgccgccgccttcGACCACGTAGTCCGTGTCGCCAAACGTGCATCGCGAGATAACCGTGTTAGAGTAAACGATGAGGTTGTCACTGAGGTTCACGACGTCGCCGGCGTGTCGGCGGACCCGGTCCACGAGCGCGGCGGCCTCCTGCGCGCGGACGTGCCCCAGGGACGCGACGCGGCGCGCCTGGCGCCAGTGCTCGCCGTAGGGCGTGAAGCCGATGCCGTAGTAGAAGCGGTCGACCATGAGGAGCCTGGGGCGGCTGGCGAAGTCGAGGTCGCGGGTCCTCATGGCCTCCTCCGCCGCGGCCGCGGAGCACGCCACCACGGTGGGCACGCGCCCGAGCCGCAGGTGCAGGACCGGGCCGTAGGACACGGCCAGCGCACGCAGGCTCCGGTGCGGCAGGCTCCCGAGCAGGTGGAGGTGGTCGACGACCGGCAAGCCGGGCGGCGACGGAGGCAGCCGTAGCTCGCCATGCCTGGCGGCATTGCGGCCGCGCTTCGAGGAGGAGACGaggacggcgacggcgaggaggaaggcgaggatGGTGAGGGCATTGGGGGAGTTGAACATAGCGGCAACCATGTCTGCAGCCATTCTCGACGGCCGCCGGCAAACTCGACGGTGGGGAGATTGATGGATTTGACTTGAACCATGGCGGCAGCGAGATTGCATATATAGAAGATGGAGAATGGAGAAGTACGTAGCCCCCAAGTCTCTGTTGCaagcttagagcatctccaacagccacGCAACGCGCCGCGCGCTAAAAACTCATTTGCCGCACGCCCTTCGTCTGGTTTGGCGCGACCGACAACGGTAGCTCCAGCAGGCGCGCTAAAATTGAGCGCGTGCGCGTTGCCCCAGTGGCCGCACTAAAATGCAGCGCGCGCTAAACATTGCGTACATTTTCTTAATATAGATAATATAAAATTCATAGAATACATAGATATTTTACATAGTTTCATAGCATAGAGAAATAAAAAACTACGGTGCAACGACATAAAAAAACTACTAGATAGTGCAACTACACCCTACTCCtagtcatcatcatcatcgccatCCTCGCTGGTCTGGTCCGAGATATCGAGCCACATGTCCTCCCAACGGTCATCATCAGATGAAAAGATCGACTGCCCACCATTTTCAACGATTTCGCACCACGATAACGCCAGGGCCATCCGCCGACGCCTGTCCAACCGCTCCGCGCGGCGCTTTTCCGTCTGCTCCTCGCGGCGCCTTGCCCAGAAGGCTTCCTCATTGGCGACGTCCTCCGGGTGGCGCCGGCGCCACTCCGCCATGGCCCGCTCGTCCTCCTCGGTGACGAGGAGGCGGCTGCCGCCGAGCGTGCTCCGCACGGTTCTGGTCCGTGATAAGACGAGGCGGAGGGGCGACGTCCTGCGCTTGCTGGCGCGTGTGGACATTCTGAAAGTTCATCTGCTGGCGCGGCATGTCCAGATgccacgccgccgcgtcgtaGGCGTGTGCGGCCTCGTGCGAGGTCTGGAACGTACCGAGGCCGAGCCGGACATCGCCGGACCGAATCTCGGCGGAGTACCAGCCGTTGGGGCGCTGACGGACGCCACGGTAGCCCGACGCTCctcggcggcgcggcggtggcggggcgctGGAGCGGCGAGGAGAGGAAGCGGTGGAGGCGCTAAAGCGGCGAAGAAGCTACGAGGCGCGCGTGGCAGTGTCGATAGGCGCGTGGCGAGCGCCGCAATTT from Triticum urartu cultivar G1812 chromosome 3, Tu2.1, whole genome shotgun sequence encodes:
- the LOC125547330 gene encoding (+)-menthofuran synthase-like, with translation MAADMVAAMFNSPNALTILAFLLAVAVLVSSSKRGRNAARHGELRLPPSPPGLPVVDHLHLLGSLPHRSLRALAVSYGPVLHLRLGRVPTVVACSAAAAEEAMRTRDLDFASRPRLLMVDRFYYGIGFTPYGEHWRQARRVASLGHVRAQEAAALVDRVRRHAGDVVNLSDNLIVYSNTVISRCTFGDTDYVVEGGGARLRKVFAEIEELLGTVPMGETVPWLRWVDVVTGLEKKTRRVFEDMDGLLERVITDHRQRRRAAAATGEEGDFVDVMLDSTEELDTGSIKGIILDMLAAATGSTFTLLEWAMAELVNHPHEMRKLQDEVRAAVGQGAGAAVTEEHLPRLPYLKAVVKEALRLHPPMPLLLPRETVEDTRLLGYDLPAGTRVLIRAGGHERAARPLRRT